The Desulfuromonas acetoxidans DSM 684 sequence CCACGTGCAATAGCCACTCGCTGCTGTTCTCCACCAGAGAGTTGAGATGGCATGGCCTTGGCGCGATGCTCCACATCAAGCGCTCTAAACAATCCTATTGCCCGTTTACGCGCTTCGGCATTTGGCATTCCCGCCAGCATGGGCAGAAGGGCGACGTTGTCGGTGACGTCGAGGAAAGGAATCAGATAAGGTGCTTGGAATACAAAGCCTATCCGGTCCCGCCGCAAGGCACGAAGATCTTTGACCTTCCAGCCGTCATCATAAATGACGTCATCTCCGAGTATCATTTTTCCGGCGGTCGGCTCGATCACCGCTCCCAAACATTTAAGGAGCGTGGTTTTGCCAGATCCAGAAGGACCTATCAGTCCAACGACCTCGCCCGGCGCAACGTGCATGTCGACGGTCTTTAGGGCATCAACGGCGGTATCGCCACTTCCATAACGTTTTTTTAACCCCTGGATACGAATACCTTTAGCAGTCATGTCAGCCCCCTATGGCTTCGGCCGGATCGACTCTGAGCGCGGCACGAATGGCGATAATGCTCGACAGTACGCAGATCATAACCACGGCGATAAAACCCATAACGGAGTCGAGTGGTTGCAGCAGCACATATTTGGGAAAGATTGGCGCCATCAATAACGTTGCCGAAATCTTACCCACCACAAAGCCGATCAAACCTAAAGCGATGGACTGTTGCATGATCAAACCGACAATGGTGCGATTTTTAGTGCCGATCAGTTTCAAGACAGCAATTTCACGAATTTTCCCGAGTGTCAGGGTGTAGATGATGAAGGCCACAATGGCGGAGCTGACAATCGAAAGGATCACCAGAAACATGAAGATCTGTCTGGCGGAGGTCGCGATCAGCTTACCAACC is a genomic window containing:
- a CDS encoding ABC transporter ATP-binding protein — encoded protein: MTAKGIRIQGLKKRYGSGDTAVDALKTVDMHVAPGEVVGLIGPSGSGKTTLLKCLGAVIEPTAGKMILGDDVIYDDGWKVKDLRALRRDRIGFVFQAPYLIPFLDVTDNVALLPMLAGMPNAEARKRAIGLFRALDVEHRAKAMPSQLSGGEQQRVAIARGLVNRPPVILADEPTAPLDSERALAVIRILNDMAKKFETAIIVVTHDEKIIPTFKRIYHIRDGVTYEEEGEGRGFE